In Macadamia integrifolia cultivar HAES 741 chromosome 5, SCU_Mint_v3, whole genome shotgun sequence, a single window of DNA contains:
- the LOC122078259 gene encoding F-box/LRR-repeat protein 4-like: protein MAKRENSDAMRTEVCINEVLTDDELRAIMTKLENDKDKENLGFVCKRWLYLQSTERRKLCARAGPLMLQKLAARFTRLVELDLSQSSSRSFFPGVTDSDLAVIAAGFGCLQVLSLQNCKGVTDAGMVALGNGLTCLQSLDVSHCRKLTDKGLAAIAKGCVSLRSLHLVGCRCITDGLLTSLSKNCHNLEALVLEGCTKITDSGLTALVDGCRHIKVLDVNKCSNIGDIGIISVSKACSSLRALKLLDCYKVGDDSIFSLAHCCKNLETLVIGGCRNISNESIKSLASACHRSLKNLRMDWCLKISDSSLSCVLSKCKNLEALDIGCCEEVSDTAFQALGGGGHDSALKILKVSNCQKITVLGIGMLLESCKMLKYLDVRCCPHVTKLGCEQAGLRFPEYCKVNFTGSLSEPDVLIGMRSLWFSNI, encoded by the exons ATGGCGAAACGGGAGAATTCTGATGCAATGAGGACCGAAGTTTGCATCAACGAAGTCCTCACAGACGATGAGCTTCGAGCAATCATGACGAAGTTAGAGAACGACAAGGATAAAGAGAATTTGGGATTTGTATGTAAACGATGGCTTTATTTGCAGAGTACGGAGAGGAGGAAGCTCTGCGCTCGTGCGGGTCCATTGATGCTTCAGAAATTGGCGGCGAGGTTCACTCGTCTTGTTGAGTTAGATCTTTCGCAGTCTTCCTCTCGGTCGTTCTTTCCTGGTGTCACCGATTCTGATCTGGCCGTTATTGCCGCGGGGTTTGGTTGTTTGCAGGTTCTTAGTCTACAGAACTGTAAAG GTGTTACAGATGCTGGAATGGTGGCACTTGGAAATGGCCTTACCTGTTTACAATCCTTGGATGTCTCACACTGCAGAAAGTTGACAGACAAGGGACTTGCAGCCATAGCTAAGGGCTGTGTCAGTTTGAGAAGCTTGCATCTTGTGGGTTGCAGATGCATTACTGATGGACTATTAACTTCCCTTTCTAAGAATTGTCACAACCTAGAAGCATTGGTACTGGAAGGTTGCACCAAAATAACCGACTCAGGACTCACAGCCCTTGTTGATGGTTGTCGACATATCAAGGTTTTAGATGTCAATAAATGCAGCAACATTGGAGATATTGGAATTATTAGCGTATCCAAAGCTTGTTCTTCTCTGAGGGCTTTGAAGTTACTGGACTGCTACAAAGTTGGAGATGATTCTATATTTTCCTTGGCTCACTGCTGCAAGAATCTTGAGACTCTTGTCATTGGGGGATGTAGGAACATCTCCAACGAGTCTATTAAGAGCCTTGCATCTGCCTGTCATAGAAGTCTAAAGAATTTGCGGATGGATTGGTGTTTAAAAATCTCTGATTCTTCGCTGAGCTGCGTACTATCTAAATGTAAAAATCTAGAGGCCCTTGACATTGGGTGCTGTGAGGAGGTGTCGGACACAGCTTTTCAGGCATTGGGTGGTGGCGGCCATGACTCGGCTTTGAAGATTTTGAAGGTGAGCAACTGTCAGAAAATTACTGTTTTGGGGATAGGTATGCTTTTAGAGTCCTGCAAAATGCTGAAGTATCTTGATGTGAGGTGTTGCCCACATGTTACAAAGTTAGGTTGTGAGCAGGCTGGGTTGAGGTTTCCAGAATACTGTAAAGTGAATTTTACAGGCAGTTTATCCGAGCCAGATGTGCTTATTGGAATGAGATCACTGTGGTTCAGTAACATTTGA
- the LOC122078791 gene encoding uncharacterized protein LOC122078791 — MAVNSSQSMVNAFKIHYNKNKDKWTLNELQSMCVQEERRLNDEGGQKVNFVSNQNKRKRGNFKKNNASKKASNPKSDDKEKKTDKLKCFFCKKRKSWFEKKGLSYNLETKSK, encoded by the exons ATGGCAgtaaattcttcacagtcgatggtgaacg CATTCAAGATCCactacaataaaaataaagataagtggactctgaatgaacttcagagtatgtgcgtccaagaggaaaggagattgaATGACGAGGGAGGTCAGAAGGtcaattttgtatccaaccaaaataaaaggaagagaggaaattttaaaaagaacaatgcatcaaagaaagcctccaatccaaagtctgatgacaaggaaaaaaaaactgacaaGTTGAAATGTTTCTTCTGTAAGAAACGCAAGAGTTGGTTCGAAAAGAAAG GGCTTTCTTACAACctggaaaccaaatcaaagtga
- the LOC122077877 gene encoding probable aspartic proteinase GIP2, with translation MSCNYSSSTFRIPHCGSSQCTIAKAYCNSLCASSSPPAFCGTNNTCDLIPLNTFTQTNDAGYVAEDTVAVQSADGHVITDPNFIFSCASKNVLSGLATGTQGIAGLGRNRIALPIQLASAFHLTQKFAVCLPMATTISISESPAGVLLIGDGPYTFLPNVNVSSSLIYTRIMTNPVSTSGTSYKKESSVEYFIPVNAIKINGKDLSFNSSSFSIHKNGSGGVKISTVAPYTTMSRPIYKAFTKAFVKAAEAMNISRVAAVEPFKVCFSTKNVLSTRVGPGVPTVDLVLENENSTGVVDWMIFGANSMVQVKDDVLCLGFMKANSTSTVTTKRKAAIVIGGYQMENNLLEFDLAKSRLGFSSSLLFSQTTCANYNFTTTA, from the coding sequence ATgtcctgtaactactcctcttccACCTTCCGCATACCCCACTGCGGCTCTTCCCAGTGCACTATCGCCAAAGCCTACTGTAATAGCCTCTGCGCCTCTTCCTCTCCTCCCGCATTCTGCGGTACCAACAACACTTGCGATCTCATTCCTCTCAACACATTCACCCAAACCAACGACGCAGGGTACGTCGCAGAGGATACCGTAGCTGTTCAGTCCGCAGATGGTCACGTCATCACGGATCCTAACTTCATCTTCTCTTGCGCTTCCAAAAATGTCTTGTCCGGTCTCGCAACTGGGACCCAAGGCATCGCTGGACTCGGTAGGAATCGGATTGCGTTACCGATTCAACTCGCCTCGGCGTTTCACTTGACTCAGAAATTCGCCGTCTGCCTTCCGATGGCGACGACGATATCGATTAGTGAATCGCCGGCGGGCGTCCTACTTATCGGCGATGGCCCGTATACGTTCCTTCCAAATGTCAACGTGTCATCATCTCTGATCTACACGCGGATTATGACCAATCCGGTGAGTACAAGTGGAACCTCCTATAAAAAAGAGTCATCGGTGGAGTACTTTATCCCCGTGAATGCCATTAAGATCAACGGTAAAGATTTGTCATTCAATTCATCTTCATTTTCGATCCATAAAAATGGGTCCGGTGGAGTGAAGATCAGTACAGTGGCGCCATACACTACAATGTCTCGCCCCATCTACAAGGCCTTCACTAAGGCTTTTGTTAAAGCAGCTGAGGCTATGAATATATCCAGAGTAGCGGCGGTGGAGCCTTTTAAGGTGTGTTTCAGCACAAAGAATGTGTTGAGTACGCGAGTGGGACCGGGTGTGCCAACCGTTGATTTGGTATTGGAGAATGAGAACTCGACCGGGGTCGTAGATTGGATGATCTTCGGGGCCAATTCGATGGTGCAAGTGAAGGATGATGTGCTGTGCCTCGGTTTCATGAAAGCTAATTCAACATCAACGGTGACCACAAAACGAAAGGCTGCGATCGTAATCGGAGGGTATCAGATGGAGAACAATCTTTTGGAGTTTGATCTGGCTAAATCAAGGCTAGGGTTTAGTTCTTCCCTCCTGTTCAGCCAAACTACCTGTGCTAACTATAACTTCACAACAACAGCCTAG